In one Mycobacterium heckeshornense genomic region, the following are encoded:
- a CDS encoding RND family transporter, protein MVIGLWVVLAAVLSVTFAPLTQVVREHHEEILPSDAPVMVATRQMTESFHETKAENVVLVVLTNEHGLTRADEDVYRTLVDRLRRDTRDVVIVQDFITTPPLREVFASKDNKAWLVPVGIAGDNPSPKFNEAYARVANLVKQTLEQVPRGSDLAVKMAGLPATAVELADIGERDLHLITAATVIMVLLILLLIYRNPVTMLLPLATIGISMVTAQQVVSGLANVGLGISQETVVFMTAIMIGAGVDYAVFLISRYHEHLRRGLDSDQAVMRALTGIGKVIAASAATVAVTFLGMIFARMPLFPTVGPALALSISVAFLAAVTLLPAFMVLAGRRGWIAPKQDLTSRFWRRSGIHIVRRPVAHLVASLVILISLATCSTLMRFNYDDRKSLPASAESNLGFAAIDRHFPVSSMTPQYLLVQSTHDLRTPKALADLEQMARRVSQLPDIAMVRGITRPTGQPLEQATLSWQAGVVGDKLSDVANRIAGANGDLGALTSGARQLADSLGAVRSQVSQAIAVVSGLAKTLAGIENQVASSKTLHDIERLAANMRSAGNSMGANVGNLEDMLNMIGPVLAGLNASPVCAGDPACSNARDLLQRLVDNRNRGQLDTVADLARQLQSISGVQDLEATLQGIRASLGQAVQTIRALGLDNPGALQNEMATVQQGVNALANGSEQVADGVRVLADQTRQVGGGLSDAAALLLAVKLNAMQPSMAGFYIPPQVMADSRFKDLAGVFMSPDGHAVRYLVQSKLEPFETKAMDQVKSIANTARGAQPNTSLADASISMAGLTPTGSEMRDYYDHDLWFIVGMTIAVVFVILVLLLWAVVAPLYLVGTVILSYLSALGIGVIVFQFIGGRPLAWSVPALAFIILVAVGADYNMLLISRIRDESPYGIRSGVIRTVGTTGGVITSAGLIFAASMFGLLFASLSDMVQVGFVMGVGLLLDTFLVRTITVPALAVLAGKGNWWPSKWQPSKRRERAHIDRDASDLATVGAAAKKATAVHPSD, encoded by the coding sequence GTGGTCATCGGCTTGTGGGTGGTGCTGGCGGCCGTGCTGTCCGTGACGTTTGCCCCCTTAACTCAGGTGGTCCGCGAACACCACGAAGAAATCCTGCCGAGTGACGCGCCGGTGATGGTCGCGACTCGGCAGATGACCGAGTCGTTTCACGAAACGAAGGCGGAAAACGTCGTGTTGGTGGTGCTCACCAACGAGCACGGGCTCACCCGCGCCGACGAAGACGTCTACCGCACGCTGGTCGACCGGCTGCGGCGGGACACCCGCGACGTCGTCATAGTGCAGGACTTCATCACGACACCCCCGCTGCGTGAAGTCTTTGCCAGCAAAGACAATAAAGCCTGGCTTGTACCGGTCGGCATCGCCGGAGACAATCCTTCACCCAAATTCAACGAGGCCTACGCGCGGGTTGCCAACCTCGTCAAGCAGACGCTCGAGCAGGTCCCACGGGGATCCGACCTGGCCGTGAAAATGGCCGGGCTTCCAGCCACCGCCGTCGAACTCGCCGACATCGGGGAGCGCGACCTGCATTTGATCACGGCCGCGACCGTCATCATGGTGCTCTTGATCTTGTTGTTGATCTACCGAAATCCCGTCACCATGCTGCTGCCGCTGGCGACCATAGGAATATCTATGGTGACCGCGCAGCAAGTGGTTTCCGGGCTTGCGAATGTGGGTCTGGGCATTTCGCAGGAGACGGTCGTGTTCATGACTGCGATAATGATCGGCGCCGGCGTCGACTACGCGGTATTCCTGATCAGCCGCTACCACGAACACCTGCGGCGCGGGTTGGATTCTGACCAAGCTGTCATGCGTGCATTGACGGGTATCGGCAAGGTCATCGCCGCCTCCGCAGCTACTGTCGCGGTGACCTTTCTGGGCATGATTTTCGCTCGGATGCCGCTGTTTCCCACGGTTGGGCCAGCTCTAGCTCTCTCCATCTCGGTGGCATTCCTAGCCGCCGTCACCTTGCTGCCGGCGTTCATGGTGCTCGCAGGGCGTCGCGGATGGATAGCCCCGAAACAAGATCTCACTAGCCGGTTTTGGCGGCGTTCGGGAATTCACATTGTGCGGCGCCCGGTCGCGCATCTGGTTGCCAGTCTGGTCATTCTGATTTCCCTGGCCACTTGTTCGACCCTGATGCGTTTCAATTACGACGACCGCAAGAGCTTGCCAGCGTCGGCCGAAAGCAACCTCGGATTCGCGGCGATTGACCGCCATTTCCCAGTGAGTTCGATGACCCCCCAGTACCTTCTCGTCCAATCTACGCATGACTTGCGCACACCCAAGGCCCTGGCGGACCTCGAGCAGATGGCGCGGCGGGTCAGTCAGCTGCCTGATATCGCGATGGTTCGAGGCATCACCCGGCCGACGGGCCAGCCGCTGGAACAAGCCACGTTGAGTTGGCAGGCCGGCGTGGTCGGCGACAAGCTTTCGGACGTGGCGAATCGAATCGCCGGCGCGAATGGCGACCTTGGCGCTCTGACGAGTGGCGCGCGCCAGCTCGCCGACAGTCTCGGCGCCGTACGCAGCCAAGTGAGCCAGGCGATAGCGGTGGTCAGCGGTCTCGCTAAGACACTCGCCGGCATCGAGAACCAAGTCGCAAGCTCCAAGACGCTCCACGACATTGAGAGGCTGGCCGCGAACATGCGCTCTGCCGGTAACTCGATGGGGGCGAACGTCGGGAACCTCGAAGATATGTTGAACATGATCGGTCCCGTGCTGGCCGGGCTGAATGCCAGCCCGGTGTGCGCCGGAGATCCGGCCTGCAGCAATGCGCGCGACCTGCTGCAGCGCCTGGTTGACAACCGCAACCGCGGACAGCTTGACACAGTCGCCGATCTCGCTCGGCAGCTGCAATCCATCTCCGGCGTCCAAGACTTGGAGGCCACCCTGCAGGGTATTCGTGCGTCGCTCGGTCAAGCGGTTCAGACAATCCGTGCCCTAGGCCTCGACAACCCCGGCGCGCTGCAGAACGAGATGGCGACTGTGCAGCAAGGCGTCAACGCCCTAGCCAACGGAAGCGAGCAGGTGGCGGACGGCGTGCGGGTACTAGCTGACCAGACCAGGCAGGTCGGTGGGGGCCTATCCGATGCCGCGGCCTTGTTGTTGGCCGTCAAGCTCAATGCGATGCAGCCGAGCATGGCTGGTTTCTACATTCCACCGCAGGTGATGGCGGACAGCCGGTTCAAAGATCTCGCCGGGGTGTTCATGTCACCCGACGGACATGCGGTGCGCTACTTGGTGCAGTCGAAGCTGGAGCCGTTTGAAACGAAGGCGATGGATCAGGTCAAGTCAATTGCCAACACAGCGCGGGGTGCGCAGCCCAACACGTCGCTGGCCGATGCGTCGATATCAATGGCGGGCCTGACGCCGACGGGCAGCGAAATGCGCGACTACTACGACCATGACTTGTGGTTCATCGTCGGCATGACCATTGCGGTTGTGTTCGTGATCCTGGTACTGCTGCTGTGGGCGGTCGTGGCGCCGCTGTATCTCGTTGGCACGGTAATCCTTTCGTATCTGTCGGCGCTGGGTATCGGTGTTATCGTGTTCCAGTTCATCGGCGGTCGACCACTTGCTTGGAGCGTGCCCGCACTCGCGTTTATCATCTTGGTCGCCGTCGGTGCGGACTACAACATGTTGTTGATCTCGCGGATTCGCGACGAATCCCCGTACGGGATTCGATCGGGTGTCATCCGTACCGTGGGCACGACCGGAGGCGTGATCACGTCTGCGGGGCTGATCTTCGCCGCGTCGATGTTCGGCCTGCTGTTCGCCAGTCTGAGCGATATGGTCCAAGTGGGCTTCGTCATGGGCGTCGGCCTGCTGCTGGACACCTTCCTGGTACGGACCATCACTGTGCCGGCACTGGCGGTGCTGGCTGGGAAGGGGAACTGGTGGCCGTCGAAGTGGCAACCGTCGAAGCGACGGGAGCGAGCACATATCGATCGCGATGCATCCGATCTTGCGACGGTGGGCGCTGCAGCCAAGAAAGCCACCGCAGTGCACCCGTCCGATTAG
- the ltrA gene encoding group II intron reverse transcriptase/maturase — protein sequence MNTGAPWPDVDEAWLRVRMMQRKLHRWAVADPGRRFDDLFNLVYDPAFLVVAWNRVRGNKGARTAGIDGVTPSSIDDRAVQLLAELQGDLKERRFTPVAVREKLIPKANGKMRRLGIPTTADRIVQAALKLVLEPIYEADFKPCSYGFRPRRRAQDAIAEIHHYTSGNKGYEWVFEADITACFDEISHCALMDRVRMRVGDKRVLTLIKAFLKAGILSEDAVHRDTPTGTPQGGILSPLLANIALSVLDEHFMRQWEALDTNWKRTKHRRAGGATYRIVRYADDFVVLINGTRAHAEALWDEVEAVLAPMSLRLSVEKTRVCHIDEGFEFLGFRIQRRTKPGSSKRFVYTWPSKKSLASITGKIRKLTRRNKHHTLADLLRQVNPVLRGWCNYFKHGVSKRTFCYVDHFAFMRVAYWLRKRHLGLTWGTLRRRFWPDWQISDRRVELFRPRSVTVLRYRYRGSKIPAPWANWPPDTDTAPAA from the coding sequence GTGAATACCGGCGCGCCGTGGCCCGACGTCGATGAGGCGTGGCTGCGGGTACGCATGATGCAGCGGAAACTGCATCGTTGGGCGGTGGCCGATCCGGGCCGCCGGTTTGATGATCTGTTCAACCTCGTTTATGACCCAGCGTTCCTCGTCGTGGCGTGGAACAGGGTGCGGGGCAACAAGGGAGCACGCACGGCCGGGATCGATGGAGTGACACCGTCCTCCATCGATGACCGAGCGGTGCAACTCCTTGCAGAACTGCAAGGCGACCTGAAAGAACGCCGGTTCACACCGGTTGCGGTGCGGGAGAAGTTGATCCCCAAGGCGAACGGCAAGATGCGACGCCTGGGAATCCCGACCACCGCCGACAGGATCGTGCAGGCAGCGCTGAAGCTGGTGCTGGAACCCATCTACGAGGCGGATTTCAAGCCGTGCTCGTATGGGTTTCGGCCGAGACGGCGGGCACAGGATGCGATCGCCGAGATCCACCACTACACCTCGGGTAACAAGGGGTACGAGTGGGTCTTTGAAGCAGACATCACGGCCTGCTTCGATGAGATCTCGCATTGTGCACTGATGGATCGGGTGCGGATGCGGGTCGGTGACAAGCGGGTGCTCACGCTGATCAAGGCGTTCCTGAAAGCCGGGATCCTCTCCGAGGATGCGGTACATCGGGATACGCCGACCGGCACTCCCCAGGGCGGGATCCTCTCACCGCTGCTGGCCAATATCGCCCTGTCGGTTCTCGACGAGCACTTCATGCGTCAGTGGGAAGCGCTCGATACGAACTGGAAGCGCACCAAGCATCGGCGCGCCGGAGGCGCCACCTATCGGATCGTCCGCTATGCAGACGATTTCGTGGTGCTGATCAACGGCACACGCGCTCATGCCGAAGCACTATGGGATGAGGTCGAAGCGGTACTCGCACCGATGAGCCTGCGCTTGTCGGTCGAGAAAACCAGGGTCTGCCACATCGACGAGGGCTTCGAGTTCTTGGGCTTCCGCATCCAGCGGCGAACCAAACCGGGCAGCAGCAAGCGGTTCGTCTACACCTGGCCATCGAAGAAATCGCTGGCCTCGATCACCGGCAAGATCCGGAAACTGACGCGCCGCAACAAACATCACACACTCGCCGACCTGCTCCGGCAGGTCAACCCCGTGCTACGGGGCTGGTGCAACTATTTCAAGCACGGAGTGTCTAAACGCACCTTCTGCTACGTCGACCACTTCGCATTCATGCGGGTTGCGTATTGGCTGCGTAAACGACACCTCGGCCTGACCTGGGGAACGCTACGCCGTCGCTTCTGGCCTGACTGGCAGATCAGCGACCGACGTGTCGAGCTGTTCCGGCCACGATCGGTGACGGTCCTCCGCTACCGATACCGGGGCTCGAAGATCCCTGCACCATGGGCGAATTGGCCACCCGACACCGACACCGCACCAGCGGCATGA
- a CDS encoding cytochrome P450: MSGPENLDFFTEESLVDDPYDYYDAIRRCPVWREPAHGVVMVSGYDEAVAVQRDVNQTFSVCNIVSGPWSGIPIETDSDDISDLIERHRQRVTFGDYFITFDPPKHTAHRSLLSRLFTPRKLKNNADFLWRLADEQLNRFIAEGKCEIVIDYNFPFTLDAITDLLDVPEADRERFRRAATASRLEGDRSGFVGVKEEWFVEYIEDRRRNPRDDVLTELALATFPDGTTPDAIDVARVATFMFAAGHGTTIDLLSLAMLMLAERPDLQEQLREDNSKIPAFIEEILRIESPIKSNFRMARRTTTIGDIDVQAGTSVLVMNGAANRDPRRFEEPSEFRLGRPNILQHMAFGRGVHTCPGAPIARAEVRVSLERILDRMADIRLSEAEHGPAGARRLKWDRTFLFRRLKELHLEFTPVQ, encoded by the coding sequence GTGAGTGGACCCGAGAACCTCGACTTCTTCACCGAGGAGTCGCTCGTCGATGACCCCTACGACTACTACGACGCGATCCGTCGTTGCCCGGTATGGCGTGAGCCGGCGCACGGCGTGGTGATGGTGTCGGGGTACGACGAGGCCGTCGCCGTGCAACGCGACGTCAACCAGACCTTCTCGGTATGCAACATAGTCAGCGGACCATGGTCTGGGATTCCGATCGAAACCGACAGCGATGACATCTCGGATCTGATCGAGCGGCACCGCCAGAGGGTTACGTTCGGCGACTACTTCATAACATTTGATCCTCCGAAGCACACCGCGCACCGCTCGTTGTTGAGCCGGTTGTTCACGCCGAGGAAGCTCAAGAACAACGCGGACTTCCTGTGGCGTCTTGCCGACGAGCAGCTCAACCGCTTCATCGCGGAGGGCAAGTGCGAGATCGTCATCGACTACAATTTCCCGTTCACGCTCGACGCGATTACCGACCTGCTGGACGTACCCGAGGCCGACCGTGAGCGATTCCGCCGCGCTGCGACAGCCAGCAGGCTCGAAGGCGATCGCAGCGGCTTCGTTGGCGTGAAAGAGGAGTGGTTCGTCGAATACATCGAAGATCGGCGGCGCAATCCGCGCGACGACGTCCTCACCGAGCTTGCGTTGGCAACGTTTCCCGACGGCACGACACCCGACGCGATTGACGTTGCCCGCGTTGCCACCTTCATGTTCGCCGCCGGCCACGGCACGACGATCGACCTGCTGAGTCTCGCGATGCTCATGCTCGCGGAGCGACCGGACTTACAAGAGCAGCTGCGCGAGGACAACTCAAAGATCCCCGCCTTTATCGAGGAGATACTGCGCATCGAAAGCCCAATCAAATCGAATTTCCGCATGGCGCGGCGCACCACCACGATCGGCGACATCGATGTGCAAGCCGGTACCAGCGTACTCGTGATGAACGGCGCGGCAAACCGCGATCCACGACGGTTCGAGGAGCCCAGCGAATTCCGCCTCGGCCGTCCAAACATATTGCAACACATGGCATTCGGCCGTGGTGTTCACACTTGTCCGGGCGCCCCGATTGCACGCGCCGAAGTGCGGGTGAGCTTGGAACGAATCCTTGACCGGATGGCCGACATTCGGCTTTCAGAGGCCGAGCACGGCCCGGCAGGCGCTCGTCGGCTCAAATGGGACCGCACCTTTCTGTTCAGGCGCCTCAAGGAATTGCATCTCGAGTTCACTCCGGTTCAGTGA
- a CDS encoding helix-turn-helix domain-containing protein: MVTHVLLPVTVLLRRAYAAERIWAALIARAQGLGHRRIAADVGVPAATVRGWLRRAAQRLEVIRSWFIGVAVAAGVDVVIPDGTGCAWRDALAAVATATVAIRFRFGAGGLLGAVTPDRVAVAASGGRLLAPRWSPPRR; the protein is encoded by the coding sequence ATGGTGACCCACGTGTTGTTGCCGGTGACTGTGTTGTTGCGTAGAGCGTATGCAGCGGAACGGATTTGGGCCGCGTTGATAGCTCGTGCTCAGGGGTTGGGGCATCGCCGGATCGCCGCGGATGTGGGGGTGCCGGCGGCGACGGTGCGGGGTTGGCTGCGCCGGGCGGCGCAGCGGCTGGAGGTGATCCGGTCGTGGTTTATCGGTGTCGCGGTGGCCGCCGGGGTGGACGTGGTGATCCCGGATGGGACGGGTTGTGCGTGGCGGGATGCGTTGGCCGCGGTGGCGACCGCGACCGTGGCGATCCGGTTCCGCTTCGGTGCGGGTGGGTTGCTGGGCGCGGTGACGCCAGATCGGGTAGCGGTCGCGGCCAGTGGTGGTCGGCTGCTGGCACCGCGCTGGTCGCCACC